In one Natronosalvus amylolyticus genomic region, the following are encoded:
- the dinB gene encoding DNA polymerase IV, which translates to MADEPSLPGVEDEQTDDERIVLHVDADCFYAACERLREPALQGDPVVVGMGYEPGETVGAVATASYEAREFGVESAQGIASALERLPRRADVDDDPELSREETGYYRPVDMEYYQSVAEDVRAILHDCADVVREVSIDEAYLDVTDRTAWSVADGFARHVKDRIRREVGITVSIGVAPSMSAAKIASDFDKPDGLTVVEPGTVDAFLGPLEVDLLHGVGPVTARELRSMGLETASDVAEADPAVLVDRFGERGRDLYDQARGQDDRQVEPKGLPKSFSRESAFDGAVEEPEPKLGVVDRLADAVAARAQREGAMYRTVGVKAVTPPFEISTRERSLPGPVDDPGLVADIARDLFAEFEHDPVRKLGVKVANLEFSEVDQASLDGWEGGDGGADADVRNAEGRSEDSADAATVPDTDSSEATAGAEHSRKLHEYSSDSSERNDSSDSSERNNASDSSGGDSNDSSEAASQERPTTPVETEDGQLSLGAFANRKTAEDR; encoded by the coding sequence ATGGCCGACGAACCCTCCCTGCCCGGCGTCGAGGACGAGCAGACCGACGACGAGCGCATCGTCTTGCACGTCGACGCCGACTGTTTTTACGCCGCCTGTGAACGCCTGCGGGAACCTGCACTCCAGGGGGATCCCGTCGTCGTCGGGATGGGCTACGAACCCGGAGAGACCGTCGGTGCCGTCGCGACCGCCAGTTACGAAGCCCGCGAGTTCGGCGTCGAAAGCGCGCAAGGAATTGCGAGCGCGCTCGAGCGTCTGCCTCGCCGGGCCGACGTGGACGACGACCCCGAACTGTCTCGCGAGGAGACGGGGTACTATCGCCCCGTCGACATGGAGTACTACCAGTCGGTCGCCGAGGACGTGAGAGCTATTTTGCACGACTGTGCGGACGTCGTCCGGGAGGTGAGCATCGACGAGGCCTATCTGGACGTCACCGACCGTACCGCCTGGTCCGTCGCCGACGGGTTTGCCCGCCACGTCAAAGACCGTATCCGACGGGAGGTCGGAATCACCGTCAGTATCGGCGTTGCCCCGTCGATGAGCGCGGCCAAAATCGCCAGCGACTTCGATAAGCCCGACGGGCTGACCGTGGTCGAACCGGGAACCGTGGATGCGTTCCTGGGTCCACTCGAGGTCGATTTACTCCACGGCGTCGGGCCGGTCACTGCACGCGAACTCCGGTCGATGGGACTCGAGACCGCGAGCGACGTGGCCGAGGCTGACCCAGCCGTCCTCGTCGACCGGTTTGGCGAACGCGGTCGGGACCTCTATGACCAGGCACGAGGTCAGGACGACCGACAGGTCGAACCCAAGGGCCTCCCGAAGAGTTTCTCCCGTGAATCCGCGTTCGACGGCGCTGTGGAGGAACCGGAGCCGAAACTCGGGGTCGTCGACCGACTCGCGGACGCCGTCGCCGCGCGCGCCCAGCGCGAGGGGGCGATGTACCGAACCGTCGGCGTCAAAGCCGTCACACCTCCCTTCGAGATCAGTACCCGCGAGCGCTCCCTGCCTGGCCCCGTCGACGACCCGGGCCTCGTGGCCGACATCGCGCGCGACCTCTTCGCGGAGTTCGAACACGACCCGGTCAGGAAACTGGGCGTCAAGGTGGCCAACCTCGAGTTCAGCGAGGTCGACCAGGCGAGTCTCGACGGCTGGGAGGGTGGAGACGGGGGCGCAGACGCGGACGTGCGAAACGCTGAGGGCCGGAGCGAAGACTCGGCGGACGCAGCGACAGTCCCCGATACCGACTCGAGCGAGGCGACCGCGGGAGCCGAACACTCGAGGAAACTTCACGAGTACAGCAGTGACTCGAGCGAACGAAACGACAGCAGTGACTCGAGCGAACGAAACAACGCCAGTGACTCGAGCGGAGGTGATTCCAACGACTCGAGTGAAGCCGCTTCGCAGGAAAGACCGACTACTCCTGTAGAAACTGAGGACGGACAGCTATCACTGGGTGCGTTTGCGAACCGGAAAACGGCCGAAGACAGGTAG
- the psmB gene encoding archaeal proteasome endopeptidase complex subunit beta, with protein MRTPTHDSEFARTVDQLANEPSPYEPELGSLPQNGFSQSDLDTVNKTGTTTIGITTADGVVIATDMRASLGGRFVSNKNVQKVEQIHPTGALTMVGSVGGAQSFIKSLRAEVNLYSARRGEEMSIDALATLAGNFARGGPFFAIHPILGGVDDDGSHVYSIDPAGGVMEDDYTVTGSGMQLAYGHLEQSYEPDLSNEEAMTIAARGIKSAAERDTGSGNGVFLCEITEEGVDIHGHNDFEEVI; from the coding sequence ATGCGAACGCCAACCCACGACTCCGAGTTTGCTCGCACGGTCGACCAACTGGCGAACGAGCCCTCGCCGTACGAGCCGGAACTCGGCTCACTCCCGCAAAACGGCTTCTCGCAGTCCGATCTCGACACCGTCAACAAGACGGGGACGACCACAATCGGCATCACGACTGCCGACGGTGTGGTCATCGCGACGGACATGCGCGCGAGCCTGGGCGGCCGATTCGTCTCGAACAAAAACGTCCAGAAGGTCGAACAGATTCACCCAACTGGCGCGCTGACGATGGTCGGCAGCGTCGGTGGCGCTCAGTCGTTCATCAAGAGCCTCCGCGCCGAAGTCAACCTCTACAGCGCCCGGCGCGGCGAGGAGATGAGCATCGACGCACTCGCCACCCTCGCAGGGAACTTCGCCCGCGGCGGGCCGTTCTTTGCCATCCATCCGATTCTGGGCGGCGTCGACGACGACGGCAGCCACGTCTACAGCATCGACCCTGCTGGCGGCGTGATGGAAGACGACTACACCGTCACCGGCTCCGGGATGCAACTGGCCTACGGCCACCTCGAGCAGTCCTACGAGCCCGACCTCTCGAACGAGGAAGCGATGACCATCGCGGCTCGTGGCATCAAATCGGCCGCCGAGCGCGACACCGGCTCCGGCAACGGCGTGTTCCTCTGTGAGATCACCGAGGAGGGTGTCGACATCCACGGACACAACGACTTCGAAGAAGTCATTTAA
- a CDS encoding DUF555 domain-containing protein: MGNYLVAMEAAWLVRDVDAIDDAIGVAVSEAGKRLNSANMEYVEVEVGATGCPACGEPFDSAFIAANTALVGLALEMDVFNADGEEHASRIAKSEVGGALRDVPLSVVEVFEVESDDE, encoded by the coding sequence ATGGGAAATTATCTCGTCGCAATGGAAGCAGCCTGGCTGGTCCGTGACGTCGACGCAATCGACGACGCAATCGGCGTCGCTGTCAGCGAAGCAGGAAAACGCCTCAACAGCGCGAACATGGAGTACGTCGAAGTCGAGGTCGGCGCAACCGGCTGTCCAGCCTGTGGAGAGCCGTTCGACTCGGCGTTTATCGCCGCTAACACCGCGTTGGTCGGTCTCGCCCTCGAGATGGACGTCTTCAACGCTGACGGCGAAGAGCACGCCTCCCGAATCGCTAAAAGCGAAGTCGGCGGTGCCCTCCGTGACGTCCCACTCTCGGTCGTCGAGGTATTCGAAGTCGAAAGCGACGACGAATAG
- a CDS encoding CBS domain-containing protein — translation MELPTPTDLRQQRNDLGLTQSELADRADVSQPLIARIEGGDVDPRLSTLRRIVNALQEAESDVIKAADLMHEDVVSVGPDDPVSKAAHRMEQEAYSQLAVIQDGIPVGSISQSELVHLEEEHRDEPVAEHMAESFPTVSKDATLDEISNLLEHYKAVMITEAGQTVGIITEADLAARLS, via the coding sequence ATGGAGTTACCCACGCCAACCGATCTCAGGCAACAGCGAAACGATCTGGGGCTCACCCAGAGTGAACTCGCCGACAGGGCCGACGTTTCACAGCCGTTGATCGCCCGCATCGAAGGTGGTGACGTCGATCCACGGCTCTCGACGCTCCGACGAATCGTCAATGCGTTGCAGGAGGCCGAAAGTGACGTCATCAAAGCCGCCGATCTGATGCACGAAGACGTCGTAAGCGTCGGTCCCGACGATCCGGTAAGCAAAGCAGCCCATCGAATGGAACAGGAGGCCTACTCACAACTGGCCGTTATCCAGGATGGCATTCCAGTGGGATCGATCAGTCAGAGCGAACTCGTCCACCTCGAAGAAGAACACCGTGACGAACCCGTCGCCGAGCACATGGCCGAATCGTTTCCGACGGTATCGAAAGACGCCACGCTCGATGAGATCAGCAACCTTCTCGAGCATTACAAGGCCGTGATGATTACCGAAGCCGGCCAGACCGTCGGTATCATCACCGAAGCCGATCTGGCAGCCCGACTGTCCTGA
- the tenA gene encoding thiaminase II: MRMSDRLLEAGEPLWNAQQSHPFVTELASGTLEESAFRTWVCQDYRYLLDYARVFAIAGSRVRDEETMTHLLGVAHRILAEEMDLHRSFAADYGISQTELESVEKAPTCVAYTNFLLRTAYEGSVAEIAAAIYPCGQGYLDIAEHMADIATTDHRYTPFIEKYTSDEFAESVEWMREFVDRCGERHPGEREAMKQAFLTSAKLEYRFWEMAYTEEKWEREPAPAVATPRSQ, from the coding sequence ATGCGAATGAGTGATCGGTTACTCGAGGCCGGTGAACCGCTCTGGAACGCACAGCAGTCCCATCCCTTTGTGACGGAACTCGCTTCGGGAACGCTCGAGGAATCGGCGTTTCGAACCTGGGTGTGTCAGGATTACCGGTATTTACTCGATTACGCTCGCGTGTTCGCCATCGCTGGCTCACGCGTCCGTGACGAGGAGACGATGACGCACCTGCTGGGAGTCGCACACCGAATTCTCGCCGAGGAGATGGACCTGCATCGCTCGTTCGCCGCCGACTACGGTATTAGCCAGACCGAACTCGAGTCGGTCGAGAAAGCCCCAACCTGCGTTGCCTACACGAACTTTCTGCTTCGAACCGCCTACGAGGGCTCGGTGGCCGAAATTGCTGCGGCCATCTATCCCTGTGGTCAAGGCTATCTGGACATCGCCGAGCACATGGCTGACATCGCAACGACGGACCACCGGTACACACCGTTCATCGAAAAATACACGAGCGACGAGTTCGCCGAATCGGTCGAGTGGATGCGCGAGTTCGTCGACCGCTGTGGAGAACGCCATCCCGGCGAGCGAGAGGCGATGAAACAGGCGTTTCTCACGAGCGCAAAACTCGAGTACCGGTTCTGGGAGATGGCTTACACAGAGGAGAAGTGGGAACGAGAACCGGCACCAGCGGTAGCGACACCGAGGTCACAGTAA
- a CDS encoding aldo/keto reductase, producing MEYTTLGNTGLEVSRICLGCMSFGSSDWRPWVLEEDESHEIIERAIDLGITFFDTANMYSEGESERILGEALEGHRDRSVVATKGFFQMDETNPNSGGLSRKALEQELQASLDRLGMDTIDLYQIHRLDETTPIEETLRTLDDAVRRNQVRYIGASSMWAYQFATALHTSERLGLERFVSMQNHYNLVYREEEREMLPLCQQEGIGVIPWSPLARGYLTRPAENVDATDRGASEEHLYSHPYQEGGGPEINARVEELAADKGVTMAQIALAWLFNQDHVDAPIVGTTSVEHLEQAVEALEISLTSSELEYLEEPYEPVRVTGHE from the coding sequence ATGGAGTACACCACGCTCGGAAACACGGGTCTCGAGGTCAGTCGCATCTGTCTCGGTTGTATGAGTTTCGGCTCGAGCGACTGGCGACCCTGGGTACTGGAGGAAGACGAAAGCCACGAAATCATCGAGCGGGCCATCGACCTCGGGATTACCTTCTTCGACACGGCGAACATGTACTCGGAGGGTGAATCGGAACGCATCCTCGGGGAAGCGCTCGAGGGGCACCGCGACCGTTCGGTCGTCGCCACCAAGGGCTTTTTCCAGATGGACGAGACGAACCCCAATTCGGGTGGACTCTCCCGGAAGGCACTCGAACAGGAGCTACAGGCGAGTCTCGACCGACTGGGGATGGACACCATCGACCTGTATCAGATTCATCGACTGGACGAGACGACCCCTATCGAGGAGACACTCCGAACGCTTGACGACGCCGTCCGGCGCAATCAGGTGCGCTACATCGGTGCCTCCTCGATGTGGGCCTACCAGTTCGCGACGGCATTACACACCAGCGAGCGCCTGGGGCTCGAGCGATTCGTCTCGATGCAAAATCACTACAACCTCGTCTATCGGGAGGAAGAACGCGAGATGCTCCCGCTCTGTCAGCAGGAAGGGATAGGCGTAATTCCGTGGTCACCGCTGGCTCGTGGCTACCTGACGCGGCCGGCGGAGAACGTCGACGCGACCGACCGCGGTGCCTCGGAGGAGCATCTGTACAGTCACCCCTACCAGGAAGGTGGCGGCCCGGAAATCAACGCCCGCGTCGAGGAACTGGCAGCGGACAAGGGCGTCACGATGGCACAGATCGCTCTCGCCTGGCTGTTCAATCAGGATCACGTCGACGCACCCATCGTGGGCACCACCAGCGTCGAGCACCTCGAACAGGCGGTTGAGGCACTCGAGATCTCGCTCACGTCCTCGGAACTGGAGTACCTCGAGGAGCCGTACGAACCGGTTCGCGTGACCGGCCACGAGTGA
- a CDS encoding penicillin acylase family protein, with protein MTRRAVLAATVLAGTAGLSLSAADELLEQFAPLSGTVWDAARRTRPERVESPAGEATITVDDEGVPHVEADSEEAASFAVGYIQGFDRLFQLDLQRRVMRGQTAELAGEVAADGDEFHVRMDFVGAAQATWDVVRETPAGSLVERYTQGVNAALEDHALPLEFELLGYEPDPWTPVDSMLMEKQISWTLTGNFGELRRAVIADELDADLFEELYPVAMDHDVPILRSDPDHRERLGDLRGVADPSSDSPDESDTESTDARRPSTRDGSTRPTSTRGTFSRVARLETVANAPGRPLTDWLSAFESPPGVGSNSWVVSGEHTESGTPIMANDPHLALMTPPLWYEQHVETSTTSVRGVTFPGVPFVIIGANDRGGWGFTNVGADVLDCYTYEIDDDEGRYRYRDEWRSFETAEREIEISGAENRTITTRKTVHGPLLEREDHRVGVAWTGLSATRTTQAVYELTRSDGLEDALEAARIFDLPTQNLVYADADGRTLYVLTGRLPVREIEGEVVTGNRLFDGSEGEAEWAGFTPYGESSWDGFVPFEEQPHAIDPDVLGTANQRVADHPEHYVGVAYATPYRGRRIYDVLDEAADTGTPTDPAFHRDLQTDTRDERAVPLVPELLEAGKNALENGETELSNPATLESALQTLESWSFEMNRDERGALVFARWIDHFERAVFDPVFEDTDLDASYYPNEWVLETLSPDSPVFEGRSRAGVMVEALEDALEETDSEGWESYGDWNTTAPIAHPFGGEAPFLNYDERPRDGSRATVDNYRVESAVGASWRMVVQPGEAAWGIVPGGNSGEYFSPHYDDQFQRWADGEYKSMDLEIVGEETITFEEGSR; from the coding sequence GAGCCCGGCCGGTGAGGCGACGATCACCGTGGACGACGAGGGGGTACCACACGTCGAGGCTGACAGCGAGGAAGCGGCGTCGTTCGCGGTCGGCTACATCCAGGGGTTCGACAGGCTGTTTCAGCTCGACTTACAGCGTCGAGTCATGCGCGGCCAGACCGCTGAACTGGCCGGGGAGGTGGCCGCCGATGGAGACGAGTTTCACGTCCGCATGGATTTCGTCGGTGCAGCGCAAGCCACCTGGGACGTCGTCCGCGAGACGCCAGCAGGGTCGCTCGTCGAACGCTACACTCAGGGGGTAAACGCGGCGCTCGAGGACCACGCGCTTCCGCTCGAATTCGAGTTACTCGGCTACGAACCCGACCCATGGACGCCGGTCGACTCGATGCTGATGGAAAAACAGATTTCCTGGACACTCACCGGCAACTTCGGGGAACTCAGACGGGCCGTCATCGCCGACGAACTCGATGCCGATCTGTTCGAGGAACTTTACCCGGTTGCAATGGACCACGATGTGCCAATTCTCCGGAGCGACCCGGACCACCGCGAGCGACTGGGCGACCTCCGTGGGGTTGCCGACCCATCCAGTGATTCGCCGGACGAATCGGACACCGAATCGACCGATGCCCGGCGACCCTCCACTCGAGATGGCTCCACTCGACCCACCTCGACTCGAGGAACCTTCTCTCGAGTCGCTCGTTTAGAGACGGTAGCAAACGCGCCTGGCCGGCCCCTGACTGACTGGCTCTCGGCGTTCGAATCGCCACCTGGCGTCGGTTCGAATAGCTGGGTGGTATCTGGCGAACACACCGAAAGCGGGACGCCGATCATGGCCAACGACCCGCATCTGGCGTTGATGACGCCGCCGCTGTGGTACGAACAACACGTCGAAACCTCCACCACGTCGGTTCGGGGCGTGACGTTCCCGGGGGTTCCGTTCGTCATCATCGGGGCGAACGACCGCGGTGGCTGGGGATTCACCAACGTCGGCGCGGATGTCCTCGACTGTTACACCTACGAAATCGACGACGACGAAGGCCGCTATCGCTACAGAGACGAGTGGCGCTCGTTCGAAACCGCAGAACGCGAAATCGAAATCTCCGGGGCCGAAAACCGGACGATCACGACCCGGAAGACCGTTCACGGCCCGTTGCTCGAGCGAGAGGACCATCGCGTCGGGGTCGCGTGGACGGGGCTCAGCGCGACCCGAACCACGCAAGCCGTGTACGAACTCACGAGAAGTGACGGTCTCGAGGACGCACTCGAGGCGGCGCGGATTTTCGACTTGCCCACACAGAATCTGGTCTATGCTGATGCCGATGGCCGAACGCTGTACGTACTGACGGGCCGGCTCCCGGTCCGTGAAATTGAGGGCGAAGTCGTCACCGGCAACCGCCTGTTCGACGGTTCCGAGGGCGAAGCCGAGTGGGCTGGCTTTACCCCCTACGGAGAGTCGAGTTGGGACGGCTTCGTCCCCTTCGAGGAACAACCACACGCCATCGACCCGGACGTGCTCGGAACGGCCAATCAGCGAGTCGCCGACCATCCAGAGCACTACGTCGGCGTTGCCTACGCGACCCCCTACCGCGGACGTCGCATCTACGACGTGCTGGACGAAGCCGCAGATACCGGAACGCCCACCGACCCGGCGTTCCACCGCGACCTGCAAACCGATACCAGGGACGAACGTGCGGTTCCCCTCGTTCCCGAACTACTCGAGGCCGGGAAGAACGCACTCGAAAACGGCGAAACTGAACTCTCGAATCCGGCCACGCTCGAGAGCGCACTCCAGACACTCGAGTCGTGGTCCTTCGAAATGAACCGCGACGAACGTGGCGCACTCGTCTTTGCCCGGTGGATCGACCACTTCGAACGGGCAGTATTCGATCCGGTGTTCGAAGACACCGACCTCGATGCGTCGTACTATCCGAACGAGTGGGTACTCGAGACGCTCTCGCCGGACAGTCCGGTGTTCGAGGGGCGATCACGGGCCGGGGTCATGGTCGAAGCGCTCGAGGACGCTCTCGAGGAAACCGACAGCGAGGGGTGGGAGAGCTACGGCGACTGGAATACGACTGCGCCTATCGCTCACCCGTTCGGTGGGGAAGCCCCATTTTTGAACTACGACGAGCGACCTCGCGATGGCTCGCGAGCCACCGTCGATAACTACCGGGTCGAGTCTGCGGTTGGCGCGAGCTGGCGGATGGTCGTCCAACCGGGCGAGGCCGCCTGGGGTATCGTCCCAGGCGGGAACTCGGGTGAGTACTTTTCACCCCACTACGACGACCAGTTCCAGCGCTGGGCCGACGGCGAGTACAAATCCATGGATCTCGAGATTGTGGGCGAGGAGACCATCACCTTCGAGGAGGGGTCCCGATGA